The Clostridiales bacterium genome contains a region encoding:
- a CDS encoding orotidine 5'-phosphate decarboxylase codes for LQDQELASGKPFYQHMGQLISDLGQGLIGKYGYSKVGAVVGATHPRQAKALRELYPSVFFLAPGYGAQGGAAEDLKACFDSNGLGAIVNSSRGIICAYKKEKYKGMDYAQAAYNACLDMKDDLNKVIK; via the coding sequence AGTTGCAAGACCAAGAACTTGCCTCAGGCAAGCCTTTTTATCAGCATATGGGCCAGCTTATTAGCGATCTAGGGCAAGGCTTAATAGGCAAATACGGCTATTCCAAGGTGGGCGCGGTAGTAGGCGCTACCCATCCCCGACAAGCCAAGGCTTTAAGGGAGTTATATCCCAGCGTATTTTTCTTGGCGCCCGGCTATGGCGCGCAGGGCGGCGCGGCGGAAGACTTAAAAGCGTGCTTTGACTCAAACGGATTGGGCGCGATCGTGAACTCCTCGCGCGGGATAATTTGCGCGTATAAAAAAGAAAAATACAAGGGCATGGATTACGCCCAAGCCGCTTATAACGCTTGCCTTGATATGAAAGACGATTTGAATAAGGTCATAAAATGA
- a CDS encoding dihydroorotate dehydrogenase electron transfer subunit, which produces MKDYILTITSNKQIARNVFKTEFSCQEQLPKFIGGQFLHLQVPGKILRRPLGILEMTAHYCSIVYAVVGEGTLILSQMKEGDSLKAIMPLGNGFILPKTYKKVALLGGGLGVVPLLPVITSYPEIEFYSYMGFKSRDDVILYDEFAKLSKKTCFTTEDGSFGACGFSIDALKEDLEKNNFDAVLVCGSLLMLKAVKKANFKVPVYVSMEERMGCGVGACLVCACQVKKGDSIENLRVCLDGPVFMLDEVAL; this is translated from the coding sequence ATGAAAGACTATATTTTGACAATAACCAGCAATAAGCAAATTGCCCGAAATGTTTTCAAGACGGAGTTTAGCTGTCAAGAACAGCTGCCCAAATTTATAGGCGGCCAATTTTTGCATTTGCAAGTGCCCGGCAAAATTTTGAGACGGCCTTTGGGAATTTTGGAAATGACAGCGCATTACTGCAGCATAGTTTATGCCGTGGTAGGCGAGGGAACGCTTATCCTCTCCCAAATGAAAGAAGGCGATAGCCTAAAAGCTATAATGCCCTTGGGCAACGGTTTTATATTGCCCAAAACTTACAAAAAAGTGGCGCTTCTTGGAGGCGGTTTGGGCGTCGTTCCGCTTTTGCCCGTCATAACCTCTTATCCCGAAATAGAGTTTTATTCTTATATGGGCTTTAAGTCCCGCGACGATGTGATATTGTATGACGAGTTTGCCAAACTATCCAAAAAAACTTGCTTTACCACCGAGGACGGAAGTTTTGGCGCTTGCGGATTTTCTATTGACGCCCTAAAGGAAGATTTGGAGAAAAACAATTTTGACGCAGTATTGGTTTGCGGTTCGTTGCTTATGTTAAAGGCGGTAAAAAAAGCCAATTTCAAAGTTCCCGTTTATGTGTCTATGGAAGAGCGCATGGGCTGCGGCGTGGGCGCTTGTTTGGTGTGCGCATGCCAAGTCAAGAAAG